From Paenibacillus physcomitrellae, the proteins below share one genomic window:
- a CDS encoding D-alanyl-D-alanine carboxypeptidase family protein, with protein MKSTDNKLKWTKQRKFKRAIATILLIQMLTAAPTAIWAEGSDANTSATNASVTTTDASGNTSTNTSNTTSTAAGDKAAEIVMPMAPELAVTSAVLLEPTTGQVLYSYNSEEALPPASMTKMMTEYIVADQVKQGKLKWDDMVTIKENAAKQIGSRVFLAEGEQYTVKQLYIAMAVGSANDATVALAELVGGTELNFVKMMNEEAKRMGLPTAYYANSTGLNIADMPEGYRPDSDKETVMSAMDAAILAKYIVEDHPDFSDFTTIPSYKLRDRDKDPIINWNWMLPANASNTYLKQFAYPGLDGMKTGHTDAAGQCFTGTAVRNGVRLISVVMGASTEAQRFTQTAKLLDYGFNNFEIKKVSQAKSTVASAETVSVKKGKQTSVPIVTDQDVNFVLPKDVDPSGAAVTVNVTSKELTAPVKNGTKVGTVTYSFKVEGSNAPIQQTVNLVTSQDVEKAGWFKLFMRAIGDFFHDLFGSIKNLF; from the coding sequence TTGAAATCAACGGATAACAAGCTAAAATGGACAAAACAACGTAAATTTAAGCGAGCGATTGCTACAATTCTATTAATTCAGATGCTGACTGCTGCTCCTACAGCGATCTGGGCTGAGGGATCAGATGCAAATACATCCGCAACGAATGCTTCTGTAACGACAACCGATGCTTCTGGAAATACGTCTACAAACACCTCTAATACGACTTCAACAGCAGCGGGTGACAAGGCTGCTGAAATCGTGATGCCGATGGCACCTGAACTGGCAGTTACATCAGCGGTGCTGCTGGAGCCGACTACCGGCCAGGTTTTGTATTCTTATAATAGCGAGGAAGCTCTTCCTCCTGCGAGCATGACCAAGATGATGACCGAATACATCGTGGCTGATCAGGTGAAGCAGGGCAAGCTCAAATGGGACGACATGGTCACCATTAAAGAAAATGCGGCGAAACAAATCGGTTCGCGAGTATTTTTGGCTGAGGGAGAACAATATACAGTTAAACAGCTTTACATTGCAATGGCGGTTGGCTCCGCAAATGATGCTACGGTGGCTTTGGCTGAACTGGTAGGCGGAACGGAACTGAACTTCGTGAAGATGATGAATGAAGAAGCGAAGCGCATGGGACTACCGACGGCTTATTATGCCAACTCTACGGGGCTTAACATTGCCGATATGCCGGAAGGGTACCGGCCTGACAGTGACAAAGAAACCGTAATGTCTGCTATGGATGCGGCTATTCTGGCCAAATATATTGTGGAAGATCATCCGGATTTCTCTGACTTTACGACAATTCCATCCTACAAACTGCGTGACCGGGATAAAGATCCAATTATCAACTGGAACTGGATGCTACCTGCTAACGCATCAAATACTTATTTGAAGCAGTTTGCTTATCCGGGTCTTGATGGTATGAAGACAGGTCATACCGATGCGGCTGGACAGTGCTTCACAGGTACAGCGGTTCGTAACGGCGTGCGTCTGATTAGTGTCGTGATGGGAGCCTCCACGGAAGCTCAGCGTTTTACACAAACGGCCAAACTGCTGGATTATGGCTTTAACAATTTTGAAATCAAAAAGGTGAGCCAGGCCAAATCGACCGTGGCTTCTGCGGAAACCGTCAGCGTGAAGAAAGGGAAACAAACCTCTGTGCCGATCGTGACGGACCAGGACGTGAACTTTGTGCTTCCGAAGGACGTGGATCCAAGCGGCGCGGCTGTAACGGTGAATGTTACAAGCAAAGAGCTGACAGCACCGGTTAAAAACGGAACTAAAGTCGGAACGGTTACTTATTCTTTTAAAGTGGAGGGTTCCAATGCACCGATTCAGCAGACGGTTAATCTGGTAACTTCACAGGACGTTGAGAAAGCCGGATGGTTTAAGCTGTTCATGCGGGCAATCGGCGACTTCTTCCATGATTTGTTCGGCAGCATTAAAAACTTGTTCTAA
- the clpP gene encoding ATP-dependent Clp endopeptidase proteolytic subunit ClpP, producing the protein MPKRLTMYLWDSGRRLKPRSIFSKKEEDTMNNFIPYVIEQSSRGERSYDIYSRLLKDRIVFLGSAVDDQVANSLIAQLLFLEAEDPEKDIYFYINSPGGSTSAGFAIYDAMQHVKPDVQTICMGMAASFAAILLLAGAKGKRFALPNSEIMIHQPHGGAQGQASDIEISARRIIRIRQKLNEIAAERTGQALERIEKDMDRDFFFTAEEAREYGIIDKVIYSSEH; encoded by the coding sequence ATGCCAAAACGGTTGACCATGTATTTATGGGATTCCGGCAGGCGGCTTAAGCCCCGGAGCATTTTTTCTAAAAAAGAGGAGGATACAATGAACAATTTCATTCCTTATGTGATTGAACAGTCCAGTCGAGGCGAACGTTCTTACGATATTTACTCACGGCTGCTGAAGGATCGGATTGTGTTCTTAGGGTCGGCCGTAGATGATCAGGTTGCGAACAGCCTGATTGCTCAGCTGCTTTTTCTGGAGGCAGAGGATCCGGAGAAGGATATTTACTTCTACATCAATAGCCCGGGAGGATCTACTTCTGCAGGCTTTGCCATTTATGATGCGATGCAGCATGTGAAGCCGGATGTGCAGACAATTTGTATGGGGATGGCCGCCTCGTTTGCCGCCATTTTACTATTAGCGGGAGCTAAAGGAAAAAGATTCGCCCTGCCAAACAGCGAAATTATGATTCACCAGCCGCATGGCGGTGCGCAGGGGCAGGCCAGTGATATTGAAATCAGCGCCAGACGGATCATCCGGATCAGGCAGAAGCTGAATGAGATCGCAGCGGAGCGTACCGGTCAGGCTTTGGAGCGGATAGAGAAAGATATGGATCGCGATTTCTTTTTTACAGCGGAAGAGGCCAGGGAATACGGGATTATCGATAAGGTGATTTACAGCAGCGAGCATTAA
- the guaB gene encoding IMP dehydrogenase, translating into MWENKFAKEGLTFDDVLLIPRKSVTLPKEVSVSTQLSSKVKLNIPLISAGMDTVTEAALAIAIAREGGIGIIHKNMTIEQQAEEVDRVKRSESGVITNPFYLTPDHLVSDAENVMGKFRISGVPIVDEQQKLVGILTNRDLRFIHDYSIKISEVMTKENLVTAPVGTTLQEAEIILQQHKIEKLPLVDSNNVLKGLITIKDIEKAIQFPNAAKDAQGRLLVGAAIGISKDTFDRTEALVKAGVDLITVDSAHGHHINIIDAVRSLRERYPDLTIMAGNVATGEATRELIEAGASIVKVGIGPGSICTTRVIAGIGVPQITAVYDCATVAREYGVPIVADGGIKYSGEITKALAAGAHAVMLGSLFAGTDESPGESEIYQGRKYKVYRGMGSMGAMKQGSKDRYFQDDDKKLVPEGIEGRVAYKGPLSDTIHQLIGGLRSGMGYCGTKTLEELRNDTEFVRITGAGLRESHPHDVQITKEAPNYSL; encoded by the coding sequence GTGTGGGAGAACAAGTTTGCTAAAGAAGGATTAACGTTTGACGATGTATTGCTGATTCCGCGTAAGTCTGTAACTTTGCCTAAAGAGGTGAGTGTGTCCACGCAGCTTAGCAGCAAAGTGAAGCTGAACATTCCACTGATCAGCGCGGGCATGGATACGGTAACGGAAGCCGCATTGGCGATTGCGATCGCACGTGAGGGCGGAATCGGGATTATTCATAAGAACATGACAATTGAGCAGCAAGCAGAGGAAGTGGATCGCGTAAAACGTTCCGAAAGCGGCGTTATTACAAATCCGTTTTATTTGACTCCTGACCATCTCGTTTCCGACGCAGAAAATGTTATGGGCAAATTCCGGATCTCCGGTGTGCCGATTGTAGACGAGCAGCAGAAGCTGGTAGGTATTCTTACGAACCGTGACCTTCGTTTCATCCATGATTACAGCATTAAGATCAGCGAAGTAATGACCAAAGAGAACCTGGTAACGGCTCCGGTTGGGACAACCCTTCAGGAAGCGGAGATTATTTTGCAGCAGCATAAGATTGAGAAACTCCCGCTGGTGGACAGCAACAATGTCCTTAAAGGCCTTATCACCATTAAAGATATTGAGAAAGCTATTCAATTCCCTAACGCTGCAAAAGATGCACAGGGCCGTCTGTTAGTCGGTGCTGCTATTGGTATTTCCAAGGATACCTTTGACCGTACGGAGGCGCTGGTTAAAGCAGGCGTTGACTTGATCACCGTTGACTCTGCGCATGGACACCACATCAATATCATTGATGCAGTGAGAAGTCTGCGTGAACGTTATCCTGATCTCACGATCATGGCTGGTAACGTAGCGACTGGTGAAGCAACCCGTGAGTTGATCGAAGCAGGCGCTTCGATCGTTAAAGTCGGAATCGGTCCAGGTTCGATCTGTACCACCCGGGTTATTGCAGGGATCGGCGTACCGCAAATCACGGCGGTTTACGATTGCGCAACCGTTGCCCGTGAATATGGCGTGCCGATTGTGGCGGACGGAGGCATCAAATACTCAGGTGAGATTACAAAAGCTCTCGCAGCCGGCGCTCATGCGGTTATGCTCGGAAGCTTGTTTGCCGGTACAGATGAAAGTCCAGGCGAATCGGAAATTTACCAAGGCCGTAAATACAAAGTATACCGCGGTATGGGCTCGATGGGTGCTATGAAGCAGGGTAGTAAAGACCGTTACTTTCAGGATGATGACAAGAAGCTTGTTCCGGAAGGTATCGAAGGCCGCGTAGCTTACAAAGGTCCTTTGTCCGATACGATCCACCAGCTCATCGGCGGTTTGCGTTCCGGTATGGGATACTGCGGAACCAAGACGCTGGAAGAGCTTCGTAACGATACGGAATTTGTTCGCATTACGGGTGCAGGTCTGCGCGAAAGCCATCCGCATGACGTGCAAATTACGAAAGAAGCGCCTAACTACTCCTTGTAA
- a CDS encoding RNA polymerase sigma factor: MGESLGIRSYGGQHAGEGDFSEWLEEHQQALKAYCRYLTGSEWEGQDLLQEMWLKVWIAKKQQKELKVNRSYLRRVAYHAWIDRCRKPEFSRRSEDDLELQLNDLKQQEEIDAAALYSAIESMVKYLTISQRAALMLMDIYRFTAVEAADILHTTEGAVKAALHRARQKLKRMNKEHFHSRDPYGDDREDRDRLKEGEQADMVEAVEVEVEADSAVVFAYMKAFKSHDIAALAALFNGEGQQRRVPVMRKIYKNAKTVDHVFMGFRQAA, from the coding sequence ATGGGAGAATCGTTAGGGATCCGAAGCTATGGTGGCCAACATGCCGGGGAAGGCGATTTTTCCGAATGGCTGGAGGAGCATCAGCAGGCACTTAAGGCCTACTGCCGCTATTTGACCGGCTCGGAGTGGGAAGGTCAGGACCTGCTCCAAGAGATGTGGCTGAAGGTTTGGATCGCCAAGAAGCAGCAAAAGGAGCTAAAGGTCAATCGCTCCTATCTTCGCCGGGTTGCCTACCACGCTTGGATTGACCGATGCAGAAAGCCTGAATTTTCACGGCGTTCAGAAGATGACTTGGAGCTTCAGCTAAATGATCTAAAGCAGCAGGAAGAAATTGACGCAGCAGCGTTATATTCCGCCATTGAAAGCATGGTCAAATATCTAACAATCAGCCAGCGGGCAGCATTAATGCTGATGGATATTTACCGTTTTACGGCTGTAGAGGCGGCCGACATATTGCATACGACAGAAGGGGCTGTGAAAGCTGCCCTACACCGGGCGCGGCAAAAGCTTAAACGGATGAACAAGGAGCATTTTCATAGTAGAGATCCTTACGGAGACGACAGAGAAGACCGAGACCGCCTTAAAGAGGGGGAACAGGCAGATATGGTGGAAGCAGTGGAAGTAGAAGTGGAAGCTGATTCCGCGGTTGTATTCGCCTATATGAAGGCGTTCAAGTCTCATGACATTGCGGCCTTAGCCGCTCTCTTTAACGGAGAAGGGCAGCAGAGAAGGGTACCCGTTATGCGGAAGATATACAAAAATGCCAAAACGGTTGACCATGTATTTATGGGATTCCGGCAGGCGGCTTAA